A single window of Salvia splendens isolate huo1 chromosome 8, SspV2, whole genome shotgun sequence DNA harbors:
- the LOC121745436 gene encoding pentatricopeptide repeat-containing protein At3g61520, mitochondrial-like isoform X3 has product MRSCAVARQPIAEVRQAPQFPAMRLSLKPPAAATLRRFSPTADPSCPISETLSLLQTSDPISWPANFKLGDLLSAVSPQSLLKITRQLPTSQNALQFFEYLKSSPHLSDSVPFAFQGVLELFMRENPNSPGKLYELFAMAKEQNTPLSVNAGTLLIICFSNANMLEEMVMVLDAIETRVRNTHVVNLVVFGLFNLGRFPAALKLVDKMLQPGATNPPNDRTLRIVFSSILGRKYRGGDLRDEEIYHLFLRFSENGLCLGGYWLTHMISRFCRNGDCNKAWNALQKAMYSGSHVEVIPCNFLLSKLGQQRDYVRMNLLMNEMKEKGITPTVVTYGIMIRNLCKIRRLDEALEVLEKMRDGEVGIKPDVVIYNTLIDGLCKVGREEDGLRLMERMRSSETKCEPNTVTYNCLIDGFCKVGDIDTARELFEQMSNLDEGVNIVSLNAMLGGMCRVGRVSSAMELFSRMREKGLEGNTVTYTALITAFCGANNIEKAMDLFNGMKENGCNPDAIIYYTLISGFTRAGRMNDAMEIKSKMEEAGFSLDRIGYNIMIGGFCRKNKIGNASELLTEMQIAGLNPDRVTYNTLISYFCDKGDFKHAQKVMKKMVDDGLSPTVVTYGALIQGYCLKGSLSAAMRLFADMKSTSKVLPNTVIYNILIDSHCKEDYVEGALSLMDEMRDRGVKMNNTTYNALFKGLQQRNWSKKALQLMKQMSKQECVPDYVTMEILTEWLSAAGETEKLKEFVRSYRDCAELRHSAC; this is encoded by the exons ATGAGGAGTTGCGCAGTGGCTCGGCAGCCAATCGCAGAGGTTCGGCAAGCTCCCCAATTCCCAGCCATGAGGCTTTCCCTAAAACCTCCGGCCGCCGCCACTCTCCGTCGTTTCTCGCCAACAGCAGATCCATCATGCCCCATCTCGGAGACGCTCTCACTTCTCCAAACCTCCGATCCCATTTCCTGGCCAGCCAATTTTAAGCTCGGCGATCTCCTCTCCGCCGTCTCTCCGCAGTCCCTCCTCAAAATCACCCGCCAGCTCCCGACTTCTCAAAATGCCCTCCAATTTTTCGAGTACCTTAAATCAAGCCCCCACCTATCCGATTCTGTCCCCTTTGCGTTCCAAGGGGTGCTTGAGCTTTTCATGCGCGAAAATCCTAATTCCCCCGGTAAGCTATACGAGCTCTTCGCAATGGCCAAGGAGCAAAATACCCCTCTCTCCGTCAACGCGGGAACCCTGCTGATTATATGCTTTAGCAACGCCAATATGCTGGAGGAGATGGTCATGGTGCTCGACGCCATCGAGACGCGGGTGAGGAATACGCACGTGGTTAATTTAGTTGTTTTTGGATTGTTCAATTTGGGCCGTTTCCCTGCTGCCCTGAAGCTGGTCGACAAAATGCTTCAACCAGGTGCCACTAATCCTCCCAATGACAGGACATTGAGAATTGTCTTTTCATCCATTTTGGGAAGAAAGTACAGAGGTGGGGATTTGAGGGATGAGGAAATTTATCATCTTTTTTTGCGTTTTAGTGAGAATGGTCTTTGCTTGGGTGGATATTGGTTGACGCACATGATTTCTAGGTTTTGTAGGAATGGAGACTGCAACAAGGCATGGAATGCTTTGCAAAAGGCCATGTATTCAGGGTCTCATGTGGAGGTGATCCCTTGCAATTTCCTGCTGTCAAAGTTAGGGCAGCAACGTGATTATGTTAGAATGAACTTGTTGATGAATGAGATGAAGGAAAAGGGGATCACACCCACTGTTGTGACCTATGGGATCATGATCAGGAACTTGTGCAAGATTCGAAGGTTGGATGAGGCATTGGAGGTGCTCGAGAAGATGAGAGATGGAGAAGTTGGCATTAAACCAGATGTTGTCATTTACAACACGTTGATTGATGGATTATGTAAAGTTGGGAGGGAAGAAGATGGGTTAAGGTTGATGGAGAGAATGAGGTCGTCTGAGACCAAGTGTGAGCCAAACACTGTCACTTACAATTGCTTGATCGATGGATTTTGTAAAGTAGGTGACATTGATACGGCGCGTGAGCTTTTTGAGCAAATGAGCAATCTTGATGAGGGTGTGAATATCGTTTCACTTAATGCAATGCTGGGAGGGATGTGTAGGGTGGGTAGAGTTAGCAGTGCGATGGAACTCTTTAGCAGAATGCGTGAGAAGGGTTTGGAAGGGAATACGGTTACATATACTGCATTGATAACTGCTTTCTGTGGTGCAAACAATATTGAGAAAGCAATGGATTTGTTtaacggaatgaaagaaaatggATGCAACCCGGATGCTATCATCTACTACACCTTGATCTCGGGCTTTACACGGGCAGGAAGAATGAATGATGCTATGGAAATCAAGTCGAAGATGGAGGAAGCTGGTTTTTCATTGGACAGGATTGGCTACAATATCATGATTGGTGGATTTTGTAGGAAGAATAAGATTGGGAATGCATCTGAGCTGCTGACAGAAATGCAGATTGCGGGATTAAATCCTGATCGGGTCACATATAATACTCTGATTTCGTATTTCTGTGACAAGGGGGATTTCAAGCATGCACAGAAAGTAATGAAGAAGATGGTGGATGATGGATTATCACCTACTGTTGTTACTTACGGTGCTTTGATTCAAGGGTACTGCTTGAAGGGGAGTCTCAGTGCAGCGATGAGGTTATTCGCAGACATGAAATCCACATCAAAGGTGCTTCCGAACACTGTTATTTACAACATCTTGATTGACTCACATTGCAAGGAGGATTATGTGGAAGGGGCTCTTTCATTAATGGATGAGATGAGGGATCGTGGGGTGAAGATGAATAACACCACATACAATGCTCTGTTTAAAGGCCTGCAGCAGAGGAATTGGTCAAAGAAGGCGCTGCAGCTTATGAAGCAGATGAGTAAACAGGAATGTGTGCCGGATTATGTGACGATGGAGATTCTCACTGAGTGGCTTTCTGCAGCTGGTGAGACGGAGAAGTTGAAAGAGTTCGTTCGGTCATACCGGGATTGTGCTGAACTCCGCCATTCTG CTTGCTAA
- the LOC121745436 gene encoding pentatricopeptide repeat-containing protein At3g61520, mitochondrial-like isoform X2 produces MRSCAVARQPIAEVRQAPQFPAMRLSLKPPAAATLRRFSPTADPSCPISETLSLLQTSDPISWPANFKLGDLLSAVSPQSLLKITRQLPTSQNALQFFEYLKSSPHLSDSVPFAFQGVLELFMRENPNSPGKLYELFAMAKEQNTPLSVNAGTLLIICFSNANMLEEMVMVLDAIETRVRNTHVVNLVVFGLFNLGRFPAALKLVDKMLQPGATNPPNDRTLRIVFSSILGRKYRGGDLRDEEIYHLFLRFSENGLCLGGYWLTHMISRFCRNGDCNKAWNALQKAMYSGSHVEVIPCNFLLSKLGQQRDYVRMNLLMNEMKEKGITPTVVTYGIMIRNLCKIRRLDEALEVLEKMRDGEVGIKPDVVIYNTLIDGLCKVGREEDGLRLMERMRSSETKCEPNTVTYNCLIDGFCKVGDIDTARELFEQMSNLDEGVNIVSLNAMLGGMCRVGRVSSAMELFSRMREKGLEGNTVTYTALITAFCGANNIEKAMDLFNGMKENGCNPDAIIYYTLISGFTRAGRMNDAMEIKSKMEEAGFSLDRIGYNIMIGGFCRKNKIGNASELLTEMQIAGLNPDRVTYNTLISYFCDKGDFKHAQKVMKKMVDDGLSPTVVTYGALIQGYCLKGSLSAAMRLFADMKSTSKVLPNTVIYNILIDSHCKEDYVEGALSLMDEMRDRGVKMNNTTYNALFKGLQQRNWSKKALQLMKQMSKQECVPDYVTMEILTEWLSAAGETEKLKEFVRSYRDCAELRHSGQLLWQRYRV; encoded by the coding sequence ATGAGGAGTTGCGCAGTGGCTCGGCAGCCAATCGCAGAGGTTCGGCAAGCTCCCCAATTCCCAGCCATGAGGCTTTCCCTAAAACCTCCGGCCGCCGCCACTCTCCGTCGTTTCTCGCCAACAGCAGATCCATCATGCCCCATCTCGGAGACGCTCTCACTTCTCCAAACCTCCGATCCCATTTCCTGGCCAGCCAATTTTAAGCTCGGCGATCTCCTCTCCGCCGTCTCTCCGCAGTCCCTCCTCAAAATCACCCGCCAGCTCCCGACTTCTCAAAATGCCCTCCAATTTTTCGAGTACCTTAAATCAAGCCCCCACCTATCCGATTCTGTCCCCTTTGCGTTCCAAGGGGTGCTTGAGCTTTTCATGCGCGAAAATCCTAATTCCCCCGGTAAGCTATACGAGCTCTTCGCAATGGCCAAGGAGCAAAATACCCCTCTCTCCGTCAACGCGGGAACCCTGCTGATTATATGCTTTAGCAACGCCAATATGCTGGAGGAGATGGTCATGGTGCTCGACGCCATCGAGACGCGGGTGAGGAATACGCACGTGGTTAATTTAGTTGTTTTTGGATTGTTCAATTTGGGCCGTTTCCCTGCTGCCCTGAAGCTGGTCGACAAAATGCTTCAACCAGGTGCCACTAATCCTCCCAATGACAGGACATTGAGAATTGTCTTTTCATCCATTTTGGGAAGAAAGTACAGAGGTGGGGATTTGAGGGATGAGGAAATTTATCATCTTTTTTTGCGTTTTAGTGAGAATGGTCTTTGCTTGGGTGGATATTGGTTGACGCACATGATTTCTAGGTTTTGTAGGAATGGAGACTGCAACAAGGCATGGAATGCTTTGCAAAAGGCCATGTATTCAGGGTCTCATGTGGAGGTGATCCCTTGCAATTTCCTGCTGTCAAAGTTAGGGCAGCAACGTGATTATGTTAGAATGAACTTGTTGATGAATGAGATGAAGGAAAAGGGGATCACACCCACTGTTGTGACCTATGGGATCATGATCAGGAACTTGTGCAAGATTCGAAGGTTGGATGAGGCATTGGAGGTGCTCGAGAAGATGAGAGATGGAGAAGTTGGCATTAAACCAGATGTTGTCATTTACAACACGTTGATTGATGGATTATGTAAAGTTGGGAGGGAAGAAGATGGGTTAAGGTTGATGGAGAGAATGAGGTCGTCTGAGACCAAGTGTGAGCCAAACACTGTCACTTACAATTGCTTGATCGATGGATTTTGTAAAGTAGGTGACATTGATACGGCGCGTGAGCTTTTTGAGCAAATGAGCAATCTTGATGAGGGTGTGAATATCGTTTCACTTAATGCAATGCTGGGAGGGATGTGTAGGGTGGGTAGAGTTAGCAGTGCGATGGAACTCTTTAGCAGAATGCGTGAGAAGGGTTTGGAAGGGAATACGGTTACATATACTGCATTGATAACTGCTTTCTGTGGTGCAAACAATATTGAGAAAGCAATGGATTTGTTtaacggaatgaaagaaaatggATGCAACCCGGATGCTATCATCTACTACACCTTGATCTCGGGCTTTACACGGGCAGGAAGAATGAATGATGCTATGGAAATCAAGTCGAAGATGGAGGAAGCTGGTTTTTCATTGGACAGGATTGGCTACAATATCATGATTGGTGGATTTTGTAGGAAGAATAAGATTGGGAATGCATCTGAGCTGCTGACAGAAATGCAGATTGCGGGATTAAATCCTGATCGGGTCACATATAATACTCTGATTTCGTATTTCTGTGACAAGGGGGATTTCAAGCATGCACAGAAAGTAATGAAGAAGATGGTGGATGATGGATTATCACCTACTGTTGTTACTTACGGTGCTTTGATTCAAGGGTACTGCTTGAAGGGGAGTCTCAGTGCAGCGATGAGGTTATTCGCAGACATGAAATCCACATCAAAGGTGCTTCCGAACACTGTTATTTACAACATCTTGATTGACTCACATTGCAAGGAGGATTATGTGGAAGGGGCTCTTTCATTAATGGATGAGATGAGGGATCGTGGGGTGAAGATGAATAACACCACATACAATGCTCTGTTTAAAGGCCTGCAGCAGAGGAATTGGTCAAAGAAGGCGCTGCAGCTTATGAAGCAGATGAGTAAACAGGAATGTGTGCCGGATTATGTGACGATGGAGATTCTCACTGAGTGGCTTTCTGCAGCTGGTGAGACGGAGAAGTTGAAAGAGTTCGTTCGGTCATACCGGGATTGTGCTGAACTCCGCCATTCTG